A window from Purpureocillium takamizusanense chromosome 3, complete sequence encodes these proteins:
- a CDS encoding uncharacterized protein (COG:S~EggNog:ENOG503NZRH~TransMembrane:1 (i14-31o)) — MLGTGPFSRRPSGLVRYVAVAVFLLVALYFFSSSRDPYASPGASLKRPVNPTSPQPGEKLKPNDKPGPDTSNPEPQPLDKPRPDTDKPATQHIDKPKPNPDTSKQEKPDAKKPDTQKPGDKPKTAPPVSEPGRKKHPIDKLIYDAQHHFAELTSKESKTVEQAAQAYRKQRGRHPPPGFDKWFEFARSRNALIIEDFFDQIHHDIEPFWGLDPTLMRREASQFEMTINVRKGNATAGSDWFWTKIWLDMIQEIAPMLPDMDLALNAMDEPRLVVPWEDMQGYMKKAARTAKLPKANTVVSDFQKLPQPRKGGLAGEIQPKSWEETKPYWPLVRRGCSPTSAARTAALKKSFADPPSISTKNAEPHLYKGYVFNYTLSNDLCHQPDLQGLEGILIAPLSTKSTKTMFPMFGGSKLTVNNEILLPAPMYWSEEERFTGGDERGVEWREKSSKAIWRGVATGGLNAADNWRGFQRHRFVAMGNGTKVALVEAGEKPENFALAEEQYSVRAQRDGKLGKWVDEWSDVGFIDLSCDPPQDGLCNYTDFYFHPIKGVKMADQFSFKYLPDIDGNSFSGRYLGFLRSTSLPIKSTIWREWHDSRLVPWKHFVPMDNRFSDYFGIMEYFLGYEGRDGHDHAAEKIATEGKEWADQVLRREDMLVYVLRLLLEYARVVDERRETMGWVDDVLRNPSLESTWKTWWRFGGS, encoded by the exons ccgtcgggTCTGGTTCGTtacgtcgccgtcgccgtgttcctgctcgtcgccctATACTTTTTCAGCAGCTCCAGGGATCCATACGCATCACCCGGCGCGTCTCTCAAGCGTCCCGTCAACCCCACGAGCCCACAGCCcggcgagaagctcaagCCCAACGACAAACCGGGCCCCGACACGAGCAACCCCGAGCCTCAACCGCTCGACAAGCCCAGACCAGACACGGACAAGCCAGCGACGCAGCACATTGATAAACCCAAACCCAACCCCGACACGAGCAAGCAAGAAAAGCCCGACGCAAAGAAGCCGGACACCCAAAAGCCTGGCGACAAACCCAAGACAGCACCACCCGTCAGCGAGCCGGGAAGAAAAAAGCACCCCATCGACAAGCTCATATATGATGCTCAGCATCACTTTGCCGAGCTCACCTCCAAGGAATCCAAAAcggtcgagcaggccgcccaggcgtACCGCAagcagcgcggccgccacccgccgcctggCTTCGACAAGTGGTTCGAGTTTGCCCGTTCCCGCAACGCCCTCATCATTGAGGACTTTTTCGATCAGATCCACCACGACATTGAACCCTTCTGGGGTCTTGACCCAACGCTGATGCGCCGTGAAGCCAGCCAGTTCGAGATGACCATCAACGTGCGTAAAGGCAATGCCACGGCTGGATCCGATTGGTTTTGGACCAAGATCTGGCTCGACATGATCCAGGAGATCGCGCCTATGCTCCCCGACATGGATCTTGCCCTcaacgccatggacgagccgcgcctcgtcgtcccctgGGAGGACATGCAGGGATACATGAAAAAGGCCGCCAGGACGGCTAAGCTGCCCAAGGCTAATACGGTCGTGTCCGATTTTCAGAAGCTGCCGCAACCGCGCAAgggtgggctggctggcgaaATCCAGCCGAAGTCATGGGAGGAGACGA AACCATACTGGCCGCTCGTACGCCGCGGTTGCTCCCCTACCAGCGCGGCCCGCACAGCGGCCCTGAAGAAGTCATTTGCCGACCCGCCGTCCATCAGCACCAAGAACGCCGAGCCGCACCTCTACAAGGGTTACGTTTTCAATTACACGTTGTCCAATGATCTCTGCCATCAGCCCGACCTACAGGGACTCGAGGGCATTCTCATCGCACCCCTGTCGACAAAGTCGACCAAGACCATGTTTCCCATGTTTGGAGGCTCCAAGCTGACCGTCAACAACGAGATCCTCCTGCCCGCGCCGATGTACTGGAGCGAAGAGGAACGGTTcacaggcggcgacgagcgcggtGTCGAGTGGCGTGAGAAGAGTAGCAAGGCCATctggcgcggcgtcgccaccgGAGGGCTCAACGCCGCAGACAACTGGCGCGGCTTCCAGCGGCACCGCTTCGTTGCCATGGGTAATGGCACCAAGGTCGCCCTCGTTGAGGCGGGAGAGAAGCCTGAGAACTTTGCGCTTGCCGAGGAGCAATACAGCGTGAGAgcgcagcgcgacggcaAACTGGGCAAGTGGGTGGATGAGTGGTCCGACGTGGGCTTCATCGACCTGAGCTGCGACCCGCCTCAGGACGGCCTCTGCAACTACACCGATTTCTACTTCCACCCCATCAAGGGCGTCAAGATGGCCGATCAGTTTAGCTTCAAGTACCTCCCAGACATCGACGGCAACTCGTTTTCCGGGCGCTACCTGGGCTTCCTGCGGTCGACGTCATTGCCCATCAAGTCGACCATCTGGCGCGAGTGGCATGACAGCCGCCTGGTGCCATGGAAGCACTTTGTGCCCATGGACAACCGCTTCAGCGACTACTTCGGCATCATGGAGTACTTCCTGGGGTACGAGGGACGCGACGGGCACGACCACGCGGCGGAGAAAATCGCCACTGAGGGCAAGGAGTGGGCCGACCAGGTGCTGCGTAGGGAGGACATGCTCGTTTAcgtgctgcggctgctgctcgaatacgcccgcgtcgtcgacgagcgccgggAGACGATGGGctgggtcgacgacgtgctgcgAAATCCCTCGTTGGAGAGTACGTGGAAGACCTGGTGGCGATTTGGCGGAAGCTAG